The genomic region CTGAGATGGAGGTAGAGGAGGGGTCATCAGTGGGATCCTCTGCAGGGTCAGGGGGCCTGTTTGGCTGGATCTCGGGAAACAGGGTACTCTCTAAGGTGGTGGAGAAAACCAAGTCATCCATGGAGTCAATGATCACAACACTGGACCCTGGCATGAAGGAGATCATAAGTAAGGGCACTTGTGgagtttattattttgtaaaggaGTTATAGTTGTATGAAGAAGCATTCCAATTAAAACTTTCACTCTTAATGGCTGAAGTTTTCTCTTTTTGGAAGAAAATTACTCTTTGGTATGTTTACAGttcaatcaatatttatttgatgctcccttaaaaatactgtttttgagTTTAAAATGGTTCTTATTTAAACTTAGGTTAAAAAAGGGCTTTTTATGATTACCTTCAGTAACAACTACAAACCATCTCGCTTGCATAAGAAACTCAGAATACCAAGTTACAtctatgtatttttatattttcagagtCTGGTGGTGATGTATGTATTCTGGTCACGTCTACGAAGGACAACAAGGTTGGGGCTGTCAGGGAGGCGTTTCAGACTGTATTCGGCAGAGCTACTGTGTATGGGATGGTAGGTGATAGTAAGGTTTCTTCAATATTGAGAATGATACTATGATACATTTGAAGTATGTAAGAGGTTTCCAACACAGGTTTGCTTAATATGTATTGTAAGACATTAATTTCAAGACCTTTCCCCTTTCCTAGGATGTTATATTGAAAGTGCTGTAAGTCTCAAAGCCACAGCCATACTTACAAACTCATGTGTGCATAATAAGATCAAAAATTGTTATTGATAGAAAATAATCTAAATCAATGCCTTATGTTCGAAGGAGAGCAAGGCTAACACAGCTGCCCAGCCTGTTGGCTATACATCGGGTGTTAAAGGTGCCGAGGAGAGGATACAGAACCTGAGACAGACAGCCAGTGTACACGATGACCAGCCCATTGTGTCGGTGGAGGGATTTATTGTGGAGATGCTGCCTGACAGGTGAATTTTAAAGAATCTTtaagttttatctttattactttcattttatagTAAAACTGAATTGGTATTTGAACGAATAACATTTCATGCTAGGCAGCCAGATTTATTTTATCTGGTCAATAAGTTGTGTGATCTGATTCTTTGATTGACAGAAGTACGCATGGCaaagaattttgcaaaatatagttTATTCACCCACTGTACATACAAAACCTGTTTTCATGTCTCTCCCCATAAATAAGgagacattttgtttttgtgtgaattGTCAATCCATCTGTTTGTCCGTCGCAAAGCATGTCTGCTCCTTATcccttattttaaaacaacttgccacAAATGCTTACCATATTGAGACGATATGCAGAGTGTATGcttggttcaaggtcaaggtcacactgagAGGTCAAAGTTTGTATGActacatttcaattttactCCATATCACATGAACCGCTGAAAGGATTTCAAAATAACTaaccacaaatgttcaccataaaTTATTGAGATGGGCAGAGGGCTTGTTACAGTCAGCTTggttgaaggtcaaggtcacactaggTACTTTTTGTGTAGGTCAGGATTTTTCTGTTTCAAGTGATATGCTTTTCCATACATATTTATTCTATTtcccaatgtcaaatgtcgttgAACTGAGAGAGACAACCATAGCGGGATACACCTCTTTTTGATAACAGAAACAACTGTCTAGTTTCTTTGGCATTTGTTTCAGATGGTACGAATTGAGCTGCCTAGTTCTTCAAGACCCTCACCACAGAATCGATTTGCAGACCTTCTCCCAGCCCAACCCCATACCAGCAGAGTATATCTTGAAGGCCCAGGACCGCACCCCCAGTGACTACCCACTCAGGTGGTGTGGACTCAATGTTACTATTGGTCAGATTGTAGAGGAGGCGTGTCCACACATCGGCCATGCTGATTGGCAGGCAGGAATTGTGGGTGTGTCCAGGAGGGAATCTCTATTTTTAGCTGCAAAATTATTGGCGTATATGTACAAGCAAAGACTGCCTACCACTTATGTTTCATAATGAATGGATTTATGAAAGTGTTATTAGAGTATTCATGTACATCCGAGTTGTTCAGacattttgaagaaatttgTCTCATTTTCATTAATGTTTTGAGAGACTGTATGTTTGAGTTTAACTCATGATTTAAATGGTTTGTTTGAATGGAGTACTagtgttttaaaactaataaatagTGCCAATAGTTAGTTATTACTTATAAGTATGTATATTGCTTAAGATTATTTAGCCTGCATTCTGAAAACAAATGAGTTACTTAAATCAGTCATGTaagttttttaagtttttgataaaacaaacataatattttatcattctgATTATATTAACAGGCTGTCCAGTGGCccttaaatttttaaaaaaaattcagtttTGTAAAATTCCTAATAAAATTCAAAGGCAATTCCTAAAAAAGCCcttattttttatgtcaattcctacttttttcctttttcttctCTAATTGCcttaacagttttgaaaatacaaactaaTACACTCactattttatgtttaatgtgtCTTTTATGTAGTTTACAGTTCTTATTCAGAGTATATTCAATACAGTGAATGGCAAATGACCAGTAGATCCATGTCAGGCTTGTTTATTGGTTGTGACCTTGTGCATGTTGTGGCAAAGATTTAATTATAATGGTTAGAGCCAATTAACAGCTGAAACAATGGAACCCGGGTGTATGTCGTTCCTGTACTTATAGTTTGTGAGTTTATTTCTTGTTAAATTTGCAGAGGTAAGTCCATTATGATGTTAACATCCACCATATTTAGCCCTTAATTTCCTAATTTAAGCCCTAAATTAcccctaaaaaaaaaattttttatccCTAAAATTGGCCCTTATTTCTTGCCAAAAAGTGCTGGACAGCCTGTATTAATTCTCAAGATCACAAGTATATTGCTGAGCATGGCTGAGGTGATGGTCTACACTCTACATGTATGACATAATACAGCAATATTCTCCCAGATGACTGTATGTTTTGCATTACtcattattatattgtatttaaaagggTCAAGCcgttataaacatataatatatttaaaagttttattttgcaGTACCTTCATTCTTTTTATTGtagatgaaaatatttattaactgtGATGCTTTTGAAACAAGTGGGATTAAAATTGGAAATGAAGCTTTGTTGAACCTGTGTTTCCCATATACTACATGTACACTTTCTCATGTACTCACTCCACGTCTGGGATCTGATTATCatcttatttttgtatcaaggaaaacatgttGTAGTGAGCGAGTCTTGTACATATAGATATACATTGGTCATATCACCCCACCATTCTTAGTGTATGGTGATATTTTTAGTTTGTTCAAATCATGCCCctggggtcacaagtttcctataaACTTATATAgggattttttttgaaaattgttttgccTATAACCACTTGGCCCAGACCCtagatattttgtatgtagaaTCCTAAAGTGGTCCTCTAAATAATGGCCTTGGGTTAAAACTGGTCCTGCCACAGGCGTCACTGTGAAATTTCGAAAAGACTTTTGTaagaaaaactttgaaaatctggTCTGAAATCTTCTTGTCGCAAACCACAAGGCCCGGAACATTGATATGTGTTACGGAGCATCAAATGATTGccctctaccaagtttgttcaaattatgcccttAGGTCAAAGCTGGCCCTACccattttgaccttttttattgTTGAAGCTACAGCTTGGAAATATGTAGactgtgtacagttttgaaaaaaataaaataaagaacatatCAGTTTTCTCTTTGGATGAGCTTGAccgtgaccttttgacctactttcccattttttaaacaacagcaatgaaatttggaccatgtctACAGTTTTGAACACAAATGTCTCtgttgtgcttggatgaccttgactgtgaccttttgaccaaatttcagtattgaaaacaaaatatcaagcttaaatatttggtgtgtaataTTGTctaatggtcctctaccaagaatGTTTTTCAATTCATACCATTTGGTTCAAATATGCCCTGCCTCAGGGTCACCTgggtaatgttttttttataaatattgattattgacATTGACAGCTGAacttttgaccatttttttcgGCGCTACAACAATGGAATATGGACCATGTGTAGggctttgaaaacaaatattaagctTAGATAATTGGTCAGTAATATTGTTTAATGGTCTtctaccaatttttttttttcaaattatgccaCTGTGTTCAAATATGCCCCACCCCGAGGGTCACATGTGTTACATAGAGATATAAATGGGAAAACGCTCATTGTCTGGCATTAATGAAGGTTTTAAACTTCAACTCAGGTGAGCAAAAGAATAACACTCCAGCTTTAATCATTACAATTAAAACTTCCAAGCAACGTTCACAGGATATATAAATTCTCACCGGGACCGTTGACCCATTGACCATGATGATGAATGTTGTGGGTTCTCCGTCAAAACGTTTTATACAAACATCAAAAGGTAagaaacacggcccatttcccggtatacccccgaacctggggtgtgtgtgtgggggggggggggcaattaA from Mya arenaria isolate MELC-2E11 chromosome 3, ASM2691426v1 harbors:
- the LOC128227421 gene encoding protein PRRC1-A-like isoform X2 — encoded protein: MMEESSDESAELVDKEEAVSAEKLFEAQQASKPDETSIAPPAPLPSFLTSPGGTPTTPLQATSPKVPVTPTTPPATPSIGSAPQGVRASSPPAQGQVNITPTGPMVPTQATATITTTHQQITPPMPQQSPFEVSSSITVPEMEVEEGSSVGSSAGSGGLFGWISGNRVLSKVVEKTKSSMESMITTLDPGMKEIIKSGGDVCILVTSTKDNKVGAVREAFQTVFGRATVYGMESKANTAAQPVGYTSGVKGAEERIQNLRQTASVHDDQPIVSVEGFIVEMLPDRWYELSCLVLQDPHHRIDLQTFSQPNPIPAEYILKAQDRTPSDYPLRWCGLNVTIGQIVEEACPHIGHADWQAGIVGVSRRESLFLAAKLLAYMYKQRLPTTYVS
- the LOC128227421 gene encoding protein PRRC1-A-like isoform X1: MKMMEESSDESAELVDKEEAVSAEKLFEAQQASKPDETSIAPPAPLPSFLTSPGGTPTTPLQATSPKVPVTPTTPPATPSIGSAPQGVRASSPPAQGQVNITPTGPMVPTQATATITTTHQQITPPMPQQSPFEVSSSITVPEMEVEEGSSVGSSAGSGGLFGWISGNRVLSKVVEKTKSSMESMITTLDPGMKEIIKSGGDVCILVTSTKDNKVGAVREAFQTVFGRATVYGMESKANTAAQPVGYTSGVKGAEERIQNLRQTASVHDDQPIVSVEGFIVEMLPDRWYELSCLVLQDPHHRIDLQTFSQPNPIPAEYILKAQDRTPSDYPLRWCGLNVTIGQIVEEACPHIGHADWQAGIVGVSRRESLFLAAKLLAYMYKQRLPTTYVS